CGAGGGCCTGGTTGGCGCGCGACAGGATCGCGTCCGCGTTCTCCAGGACGTGGCGCTGCTCGCCGACGTACAGCGCGATGATCCGCATGGACGCGGACACCGAGATGACGGGCAGGCCCGTCTGCTTGGCGACCCGCTCGGCCGTGCGGTGGCGCGTGCCGGACTCGGAGGTCGAGATGGTCGGGTCGGGCAGCAGCTGCACGGCGGCCCGCACGATGCGCGCCGTGCCGGGGTCCATGACGATCGCGCCGTCCATCTTGGCGAGCTCGCGCAGCCGGGTGGCGGAGAACTCCACGTCGAGCTCGAACCCGCCGGACGAGATGCTCTCGACCGTCGCGTCGCGGCCGAGCACGATGAGCGCGCCCGTACGGCCGCGCAGGATCCGCTCCAGGCCGTCGCGCAGCTCCGTGCCGGGGGCGACCGCGGCCAGCGTGTGCCGCAGGAGGTCGTCCGGCGGGGTGGTCGTGGGCACGGCGCGATCCTACGGGGAGGGTGGCCGGTGCGCGGGGACCCGCCCGGCCCGCGGACGTTGCGATGAGGTCACGGCCGGGGCGGGCGTGTCGGTGGCGGCGGCTAGCGTGGCGCGCGTGACCACCACCACCTCCGCCCGGGCCGCGCGCCCCGCGTTCCGCTGCGCGGAGTGCGGCTGGACCACCTCCAAGTGGGTCGGGCGGTGCGGGGAGTGCCAGACGTGGGGCTCGGTCTCCGAGGACACCGGGCCCGGCGGCGCGGCGCCGAGGACGGCGGTGCAGGTGCCGGTGCGCGGCGCGGCGCGGCCCATCGCGGAGATCGACGTCGAGGCGAGCCGGTCGCGGCCGACCGGGGTGGGGGAGCTGGACCGCGTGCTGGGCGGGGGTCTCGTCCCGGGCGCGGTGGTGCTGCTCGCGGGCGAGCCGGGCGTCGGCAAGTCGACGCTGCTGCTCGACGTCGCGAGCCGGGTGGCGACCGGCGGCCGGACCGTGCTCTACGTGACGGGGGAGGAGTCGGCCGGCCAGGTGCGGCTGCGCGCGGAGCGGATCGGCGCGCTGGCGAGCACCCTGCTGCTCACGTCCGAGACCGACCTCGGGACGATCCTGGGCCACCTCGCGCAGACCGAGCCGGACCTGCTGGTGCTCGACTCCGTGCAGACGGTCGCGTCGGCCGCCGTGGAGGGCTCGCCCGGCGGGGTGGCGCAGGTGCGGGAGGTGGCCGCCTCGCTCATCGCCGCCGCCAAGGAGCGCGCCCTGCCGGTGGTGCTCGTGGGGCACGTGACGAAGGACGGCGCGGTGGCCGGCCCGCGCACGCTCGAGCACCTCGTCGACGTCGTGTGCCAGTTCGAGGGCGACCGGCACTCCCGCCTGCGGCTGCTGCGCGCCACCAAGAACCGGTTCGGCCCCACGGACGAGGTCGGGTGCTTCGACCTCACCGAGACGGGCATCGTCGGGCTCGCGGACCCGTCGGGGCTGTTCGTCTCCCACGAGCGGCACCACGTCCCGGGCACGTGCGTCACCGTGACCCTGGAGGGGCGGCGCCCGCTCGCCACGGAGGTGCAGGCGCTCGTCGCGCCGAGCATGCTCGCGAACCCCCGCCGCACGACCAGCGGGGTCGACGGCTCGCGGCTCGCGATGGTGCTGGCGGTGCTCCAGCGCCGGGCGGGCCTGCGCGTCGCCGACCAGGACGTGTACGTGTCGACCGTGGGAGGGGCGCGCGTCGTCGAGCCGTCGGCCGACCTGGCGCTCGCGCTCGCGACCGTCAGCAGCCGGGAGAACGTGGCGCTGCCGCCGCGGTTCGTCGCGATCGGCGAGGTCGGCCTGGCGGGGGAGATCCGCGCGGTGACCGGCACGGCCCGCCGGCTGGCCGAGGCCGCCCGTCTGGGGTTCACGCACGCGGTGGTGCCCGCCGGGTCGGTGGAGCCCGCGCAGGTGCCCGACGGCATGCGCGTCGCGCAGGCGGCCGACCTGGCGGAGGCGGTGCGGCTCACGCGACCGGACGCCGTGCGGGGACGCGGGAGCCGGACGGACGCGGGTGCCGCCCCGGACGGGGAGGGCTGACCGCCCGGTGACGCACGGACGAGGGGTCCGACACCGTCGCCTCGCCGGACAGTAGGCTGCCGCGGAACCTCCGGACGGCCGCCGCGGCGGCGTCCGGGACGAGCGGAGCGGCAGGAGCACGGGCATGAGCGACACCGACGGCCGGGAGCCGCACGCGGGCGACGCGTCGCGGGCGGGCGACGGCGGGGTCCGGTGGCCCTCCCTGTCGGGCGGCGGTTCCGCGCAGGAGGGTGGCTCCCCGACGGCGCGGCGCTCCCGCAGGGCGGCGCACGCCGGCGACGGCGACCCCGCCCCGACCCCGGCGGCCCCGGCGGGCGCCGACCCGCGTCCGGCCAGCGGCGCGCGCCGCGGTGCCGGCCGCGACGCCCCCGGCGTCCGGGACCGGACCCGCGTCCCCGGCCGGCGCGGGCCGGCCGTCCGGCACCCCGGAGGCCCCCGCAGGCGACGGGGCGGACGACGCCCCGGCCCGGTCCGGGCGACGTCGGGCCCTGGTGATCGGCGCCGTCGTCGCGGGCGTCGTGCTCGTCGGCGGCGGGATCGCCGCGGCCCTGCTGCTGGGCGGCGGCGACGACGAGCCCGCGGCCGGACCCGCGCCCGTCGTCACGCTGCCGTCGCCGACCACCACGCAGACGCCGGTCGCCCGCGAGGCCGACACCCCGTTCGCCGCCGCGCTGCCCACCACGCTGCTGCAGTACGCGCTCACGGAGTCCGCCCCGGACGACGAGTGGCTCGGTGCCGACGCCCTCGAGGCGTGGTCGGAGACGTACTCCGACGGCGGGTCCGGGACGGTCACCGTGCGGGCGGGCCAGTGGGAGACGGCCGAGGAGGCCGCCGCCGTGCTGGCCGGCCTCCGGGACGCCCTCCCGGCCGGCGCCGACGACGCGTCCGGCGACGACGCGACGGCGACGGACGCCCCGTCGGCCGGTGCGACCGGCGGCGGTCCCGCCGTGCTCCTGACGGACGACGTCGTCGTCGACGGGGAGCCGGTGGGCGAGGTCACGGTCGTCGACGCCGGCGACGGCACCGGCGTGGCGGTGTGGAGCAACGGGACGGCGGTGTTCCGGCTCACCGGACCTGCCGCCGACATCAGCAACCTGTACGCGGCCTACCCGCTCTGACCGCGCGCCGCCGCCCGGGTCACCGGGTGGCGGGGCCGCTCCGCGCGCCGGGGCCGGGCAGCCGCACCGTGAAGGTCGTCCGCCCGGGAGTGCCGTCGACCTCGATGGCTCCGCCGTGCGCCGCGACGACGGCGTGCACGATCGCGAGGCCCAGGCCCGTGGAGCCGGCGGCACGGTTCCGTGACGCGTCCCCGCGGGCGAACCGCTCGAACAACCGGGAGCGCAGCGGCTCGGGGATGCCGGGACCGTCGTCTGCCACGCGCAGCAGGACGTCGTCGCCGTCCGCCGTCACGGACACGACGACGGTGGTGCCGGCGGGTGTGTGCACCCGGGCGTTCGAGAGCAGGTTGACCAGGACCTGACGCAGCCGGGGCTCGTCGCCGAGCACCACGGCGCCGGGCTGGTCCGCGTCGTCGTCCCGGGGGTCGTCGGCGCCGCCCAGGTCGAGCCGCCACACGTGGTCGGGGCCCGCGACGTGCGCGTCGGCGACGGCGTCCACGGCGAGCGCCGCGAGGTCGACCTCCCCGACGTCCAGGTCGCGGCCGGCGTCGAGCCGCGCGAGCAGCAGCATGTCCTCGACCAGGCCGGTCATGCGCCGCGCCTCGGACTCCACGCGGTGCATCGCCCGCACGGCGTCGTCCGGCAGTCGTCCGGCAGGCGCCGCACGAGCTCGGCGTAGCCCCGGATGGAGGCCAGCGGGGTGCGCAGCTCGTGGCTGGCGTCGGCGACGAACCGGCGGACCTGCGTCTCGGACTCGTGCCGGGCGGCGAGCGCCGACTCGACGTGGCCGAGCATCCGGTTGAGCGCGGCGCCGACCTGGCCGACCTCGGTGGCCGGGTCGGTGTCGCGCTCGGGCACGCGCTCGCGGATGTCGACCTCGCCGCGCGACAGCGGCATCTCGGACACCCGCGCGGCGGTCGCGGCCACCCGGTCCAGGGGCCGCAGCTCCCGGCGCACCAGCACCGTGGCGGTCGCGGCGGCGAGCAGCAGCGCGACGGCGGCGACGGCCAGCTCGACGACCACGTAGCGGTCCACGGTGGCGGTCACGGACTCCAGCGGCAGGGCGGTGACGGAGGTGTCGCCGCCCTCCGTGACCACCGCGACGACGCGGTACTCCCCGAGGTCGGGCAGCACGACGGTGTCCACGGTGCCGTCGGGCGTGAGGTCCAGCAGGGCGTCGGTCTGGGCGTCCGTCAGCGGGCGGATCGTCCCGGAGTCGTCCAGGTAGCCCGCCTGGAGGGCTGAGGCGTCGGCGCGCTGGAACAGGACCACGGTGCCGACGTCCTGCCCGGGCAGGCCGAACGCCGGGGGACGTCGTCGTCCTCCCCCTCGGGCAGCGGCGTGGGGCGCGTGGCGTCGTCCGACGGCGTGGTCCCGCCGTCCCCGAGGTCGTCCGCGCGGTCGCCGCCGAGCCGGCCCGGTGCGGCGGCGGCGCGGCTGCTCGCGGACTCGAGAGCCGGTCGTCGATCTGCTGGACCAGGGTCGAGCGCAGCGCGAGGGTGGACACGAGGCCCATGACCGCGGCGACCACCGCGAGCAGCGCGACGACGACCACCACGAGCCGCCGGCGGAGCGTCCACCGGGACCGCGCCGGCGCGGCCGTCACGGGGCGGGCTTGAGCACGTACCCGACGCCCCGGAGCGTGTGGAGCATCGGCTCGCGCCCCTTGTCGATCTTGCGGCGCAGGTAGGACACGTAGAGCTCGACGATGTTGGCCTGGCCGCCGAAGTCGTACTGCCACACGCGGTCGAGGATCTGCGCCTTCGACAGCACGCGCCGCGGGTTGCGCATGAAGTAGCGCAGCAGCTCGAACTCCGTCGCGGTGAGCCGGATGTCGTCGCCGCCGCGGGACACCTCGTGCGAGTCCTCGTCCATGCGCAGGTCGCCGACGACCAGGACGGCCTCCTCGCGGTCGGCCACGGCCCCGGCCCGGCGCAGCAGCGCGCGCAGCCGGGCGACGACCTCCTCGAGGCTGAACGGCTTCGTGACGTAGTCGTCGCCGCCGGCGGTGAGCCCGGCGATGCGGTCCTCGACGGCGTCCTTCGCGGTGAGGAACAGCACGGGGACCGTGGGGTGGGTCGCGCGGATGCGGCGCAGCACCTCCAGGCCGGACAGGTCGGGCAGCATGACGTCGAGCAGGATGACGTCGGGGTCGAACGTCTTGGCCTGCTTGACGGCGCCGTGGCCGGTCAGGGCGTGCTCGACGGACCAGCCCTCGTAGCGCAGCGCCGTCGCGAGGAGCTCCGCCAGGGTGGGCTCGTCGTCGACGACGAGGGCGCGGACCGGCTGGCCGTCCGCTCGGGTGAGGGCGTCGCGCTGCAGGGTCGAGGTCGTCATGCGGCCGAGCATGGTGCCGCCACCTGGGCCCCACCTGCCGCGCGCCTGTGAGCTACCTGAGCATCGGTGGGGGTCAGTCCTCCTCGATCACCGACAGCACGTTGCCGGACGGGTCGGTGAACCAGGCGATGAGCGGACCGCCGCCGCGGAACACGCCGTCCTCGTCGGTCTGCACCGGGGTGCCCTCGTAGCGCTCGAACTGCACGCCACGCCCTCGCAGCTCGGCGACCGCCGCCGGCACGTCCGGCACCGGGAAGTTGAGCACCGTGTACCCGGCCGGCGCGTGCGCGTCACCCTTCGGGTACAGCAGCACGTCGCGGCCGCCGGCCAGGTGCAGCCACAGCATCCCGTCCCGCTCCTGCGCGTCGAGGCCGAGCACGTCCGCGTAGAACTCCCGGGCGGCGGGCACGTCCGCCACCGAGTACCCGCTGAAGCCCTTGCTGAGGTCGAGCACGGCAGCCTCCTCGTCGTCGTGCGTCCCGGTCCCAGCGTGGACCCTGCGGGCGCCCCCGGGAAGCCCCCGCGCCCTGCGACGGCGCCCCGTCGGCGACCCCGGCGGGGCTGGTGGAGGAATCGTGCGCGTGCACGACCCGCGCGGCGCGGCGTGGGTGCCCTCCCCTACCGTGGACGGGTGTCCCGCCCCGCCACCGCCGTGCCGCCCGCACGCCCCGAGCCCGAGCCCGAGCCGCTCGCGCCCGTCCGCGGCGCCCGGGGCCCGGCCGTGGGCCGCGCCCTGGTCGCGCTCCTCGTGGCGCTGGTCGCGAGCGCGGGCATCGGCGTCACCTGGGCCGTCTTCGTGGGGACGGAGCACGGCCAGGCGGTGGACCAGGCGTCGCTCGACGGCGCGCACATCGGGCAGTACCGGCTCTGGGAGGTCGCGGGGCCGGTGCTCGACGTCGTGTCGGTGGGCTTCATCGCCGCCGCCGTCCTCGGGTGCGCCGCGATCGCGGTCGTGCGGCGGCGCTGGGGCCTCGCCGTGGTGGCGGCGGTCGTGCTCGGCGGCGCCAACCTGACGACGCGGGTGCTCAAGGTCCTGGTGCTCGACCGCCCCGAGCTCGGGCACGGACCGGAGTTCAACACGCTGCCGAGCGGCCACACCACCGCCGCCGCCTCCGTGGCCGCCGCCCTGCTGCTGGTGGTGCCGCCGCGCGTCCGGCCCTGGGTGGCGGTGCTCGACGCCGGCTACGCGGGTGCGACCGGGGTGAGCACCCTCGTGGGGCAGTGGCACCGGCCGTCGGACGTCGTCGCCGGGCTGCTCGTCGTGCTCGCGTGGGGCGCGGTGGGGTGCGCGCTGCTCGCGCTCGGCGGGGAGCCCGCGGGGAGCGGACCCCGCCGACCGCGGCCGTGCGCACCGTGACGGCCGGGACGCGGGGACCCGTCGCGGCGGACCGCGCGGCCACCTCGGTCGCGCTCGCGCTGCTCGGTGCCGTCGCCGTCGTCGCGGGGGTCGTCGCCGTGGTGGCGCTGCGCCGCACGTGGCTGTCCGCCGACCCTGTGGGCGGCCGCGCGGAGCTGCTGACGTCCTACGGCGGCGGCGCCCTGGGGATCGTCGCGGTCGCGGCCGCGTCGTCGGCCGTGCTGCTCGTGCTGCGCCGGGCGGCGACCGCGGGATCGGCCGGTGCAGGACGGACGTCGTAGAGTTCCCCGCACGGGGGTGGCATCCTGTCGTCGCCCGACCGGACCGGACCTGAGCACCGGAGCCGGCCGCCGCAGCGGGGGCACGGTGGGGCACGGTCGCCCCGGGAGCCCGGCACCGCGCCGGGCACCGGGCAGTTCTGAGGAAGCAGGAGCGCATGTCGTCACGTCGCAAGCTGGTCATCGTGGAGTCGCCCGCCAAGGCGCGCACGATCGCCGGGTACCTCGGCGACGAGTACGAGGTCGAGGCGAGCGTCGGGCACATCCGTGACCTGCCGCAGCCGAGCGAGCTGCCCGCGGACATGAAGAAGGGGCCCTTCGGGAAGTTCGCCGTCGACGTCGACAACGGCTTCGAGCCCTACTACGTGGTCGACTCCGACAAGAAGAAGAAGGTCGCCGAGCTCAAGCGCCTGCTCAAGGAGTCCGACGAGCTCTACCTCGCCACCGACGAGGACCGCGAGGGCGAGGCCATCGCGTGGCACCTGCTGCAGGAGCTCAAGCCCAAGGTCCCGGTCAAGCGCATGGTGTTCCACGAGATCACCCGGGAGGCCATCGCCCGCGCACTGGAGAACACCCGCGAGCTCGACGACCGGCTGGTGGACGCCCAGGAGACCCGGCGCATCCTCGACCGGCTGTACGGGTACGAGGTCAGCCCGGTCCTGTGGCGCAAGGTCCGCCAGGGCCTGTCGGCCGGCCGCGTGCAGTCGGTCGCGACGCGCCTGGTGGTCGAGCGGGAGCGCGAGCGCATGGCGTTCGTCGCGGCGGACTACTGGGACCTGACGGCGACGTTCGCGGTGCAGGACGCCGCGGAGCCGACGTTCGACGCCCGGCTGGTGCAGCTCGGCGAGCGGCGTGTGGCGACGGGGCGCGACTTCGGCGACGACGGCGTGCTGCGGGGCAGCGGTGCGAGCCGTCCCGTGCACCTCGACGAGACCGCGGCGCGGGCGTGGGTGACGGCCCTCGACGGCGCGGCGTTCGGCGTGCGGTCGCTCGAGACCAAGCCGTACACCCGCCGCCCGGCGGCGCCGTTCACGACGTCGACGCTGCAGCAGGAGGCCAGCCGCAAGCTGCGCATGGCCTCCCGGCAGACGATGCGCACCGCGCAGTCGCTGTACGAGAACGGCTACATCACCTACATGCGGACCGACTCGCCGACGCTGAGCACGCAGGCGGTGGACGCCGCGCGCCGGCAGGCGGCCGAGCTGTACGGCGCCGACCACGTGCCCGACAAGCCGCGCGTGTACGCCTCGAAGGCGAAGGGCGCGCAGGAGGCGCACGAGGCGATCCGTCCCGCCGGCGACGACTTCCGCACGCCCGCCCAGGTGGCCGGGGAGCTGTCCGGCGACCAGTTCCGCCTGTACGAGCTCATCTGGAAGCGCACCGTGGCGTCGCAGATGGCGGACGCGCGCGGCTCGACGGCGTCGGTGCGGATCGCCGCGACCGTCCCCGCGCCCGCGGCCTCCGGGGGCCCGACGCGGGCGCGCCGACCGACGCCGTGTTCGCGGCCTCCGGCACCGTCATCACGTTCCGCGGGTTCCTCGCGGCGTACGAGGAGGGGCGGGACGTCGAGCGGTACGCGGCGGACGCCGAGGGCGGCGAGAAGGGCGGCGCCCGGGAGACCCGGCTGCCGCAGATGGCCGAGGGCGACCCGGTCACCGCCTCCGACCTCACGGCCGACGGCCACCGCACCTCGCCGCCGCCGCGCTACACCGAGGCGAGCCTGGTCAAGGCACTGGAGGAGCGCGGCATCGGCCGGCCCTCCACGTACGCGGCGACGATCTCCGTCATCCAGGACCGCGGCTACGTGACGTCCCGCGGCCAGGCGCTCGTGCCGAGCTGGCTGGCGTTCGCCGTCACGCGGCTGCTCGAGGAGAACTTCGACCGGCTCGTCGACTACGACTTCACCGCCTCGATGGAGGAGGACCTCGACGCCATCGCGGCGGGGCAGAAGGACCGCGTCGACTGGCTGACGCGGTTCTACTTCGGCTCGGCCGCGGCCGAGGGCCCGGACGGGGACGGCCTGCGCGAGCTCGTCGCCAACCTCGGCGAGATCGACGCCCGCGAGGTGAACTCGATCGACATCGGCGAGGGCATCACGCTGCGCGTGGGTCGCTACGGCCCGTACATCGAGGACTCCGCCGGCGAGCCCGGCCCGGACGGCACCCCGCGGCGCGCGTCGGTGCCGGACGACCTGGCGCCGGACGAGCTGACCGTCGAGAAGGCCCGCGAGCTGCTCGAGACCCAGCCGGAGGGCGACCTGGTGCTGGGCGCCGACCCGGCGACGGGGCACACGGTCGTGGCGAGGAACGGCCGCTACGGCCCGTACGTGACGGAGCTGCTGCCCGAGCCGGAGCTCGACCCCGGGCTGTCCGCCGCCGCGCGCAAGAAGGCGCTCGCGGCGCTGCCGAAGCCGCGCACGGGCTCGCTGCTGAAGTCGCAGTCGCTGCAGACGATCACGCTCGACGAGGCGCTGCAGCTGCTGAGCCTGCCGCGCGTCGTGGGCACCGACCCGGAGACCGGGCTGGAGATCACCGCGCAGAACGGCCGGTACGGGCCGTACCTCAAGCGCGGCACCGACTCCCGCACGCTGCCGTCCGAGGAGGCGATCTTCACCACCACGCTCGACGAGGCGCTGGCGATCTACGCGCAGCCCAAGCGCGGGCGCGGCGCGACGGCCACCCCGCCGCTGCGGGAGCTGGGCGACGACCCGACCTCGGGCAAGCCGATCGTGGTGAAGGACGGCCGGTTCGGGGCGTACGTCACCGACGGCGAGACGAACCGCACGCTGCCGCGGGACGTGACGCCGGAGTCGATCACGCCCGAGCAGGCGGTCGAGCTGCTCGCCGAGAAGCGCGCGCAGGCGCCGAAGAAGAAGCCGGCCCGCAAGGCGGCCCCGCGCGCGAAGGCGGCGTCGAAGAAGTAGCCGGGCGGTCCCGTGGGCGCTACGCGGTGACCAGCTCCGTCCCGGTCGTGTCGTGGTCGGCCATCCGCACGCTGCGGATGGCCGGCTCGTCGTAGGTGTTCCAGTAGTAGGTGCCGGTGCGCGCCGAGAACAGCCCGGTGTAGATCGTCTTCTCGAACTCCCCGCTGTCCATCGCGGCGGCACCGTCCACCATCGCGACCTGCTGGAGCGTGTGGAACGCGCGGCTGACGTTGGCCTCCTCGCCGTCCTGCTCGGGGTAGTGCGCGTGGACGTACGCCGCCCGAACGAACCGGGACGTCGAGGAGTAGTCGCCGGGGATGCCGCGCATGTAGGACCCGGAGCCGAACGGCACGAGGTGCGCCCGGCGGAGCACGGTCTCCCCGGGGAACTCGGGGGACGTGTTGAGGTAGTTCCGCAGGTTCTCGTGGTGCCAGCCGAAGCCGGGCTGGTTCGTCAGCACGTCGACGTCGTCGTCGTGCACGTGCAGGCCGTCCGCCGTCTGCTCCACGACGACCGCGCGGTCCGCGTCGCCGATGATCCAGTGCAGCATCGAGCTCGGGAACCGCTCGCTGACGGGCCGGTCCACGATCACGACGTCCTGGAGCGCCGCGGCGACCTCGTCCACCGTGGCGAACTGCGAGGCCACCCAGAGCGGGAGCTCGAACGCGGCGACGTTCGTCGCGCCGTCCACCGGGCCCGGTGCGTACGAGGCGTACCCCGGGAAGTTCAGGCCGGCCACCGCGAGGCCGGCGTCGTCGTTGCCGCAGTCGAAGTAGAGCGGCACGCCCTCCTCCACGATGCCCGTGCCGATGACCGCGTGGCGGATCTCGGGCACCGCGCCGAAGGGCGAGCGGGGCGCGTACCCCGTCGGGGTCAGGACGACCCCCTCGCCGTAGCCGCTGGTCCAGTCGAGGTTGCGGGCGAGGTAGAGGTGACCGTCGCCGTCCGTGAACCTGATCCCTGTGCACATCTCGTGGCCCCCTGTCCGGTGCGCCCGGCCGCCGGGTGCCGCGTCGTCGGTGGCGCGGCGCGGCCGGGTCCGCCTCCCCAGCATGTGCCTCCCGGCACCGGTCCGCGCGGGGGGTGGCTACGCCTCCCAGACCGCCCAGCCGCGGCCGGCGACGCCACTCGCGCCGGGTGCGCCCTCGGACGCGACGGGCCGCGCATCGGCGGGCGGCGCGAACGGCCACCCTCGTCGTCGAGGTTCAGGGCGACGAGCAGGGCCGCGGACCCGTCGGCGGCGCGTGACTCGTACGCCAGGCGGGTGCCGGTGACCTCGACGACGTGGGTGCGGGCGGTGTGGAGCCAGGGGTGCCGGCGCCGCAGGCCGATCAGCGCGGCGTGCCGGTCGTGCGCGGGGCGGCCGTCCGGGGCGACGTCGGGCCCCGCGAGGTCCTCCGGCGCCGGCGGGTACGGCGGGCGGACCGCGTCGTCGCCGCCGGCGCGGTCCTCCTTCACGCCGCGGTACGCCTGCTCGTCGCCGTAGTAGACCGCCGGGGTGCCGCCGACGGTCATGAG
This is a stretch of genomic DNA from Cellulomonas sp. ES6. It encodes these proteins:
- the radA gene encoding DNA repair protein RadA, yielding MTTTTSARAARPAFRCAECGWTTSKWVGRCGECQTWGSVSEDTGPGGAAPRTAVQVPVRGAARPIAEIDVEASRSRPTGVGELDRVLGGGLVPGAVVLLAGEPGVGKSTLLLDVASRVATGGRTVLYVTGEESAGQVRLRAERIGALASTLLLTSETDLGTILGHLAQTEPDLLVLDSVQTVASAAVEGSPGGVAQVREVAASLIAAAKERALPVVLVGHVTKDGAVAGPRTLEHLVDVVCQFEGDRHSRLRLLRATKNRFGPTDEVGCFDLTETGIVGLADPSGLFVSHERHHVPGTCVTVTLEGRRPLATEVQALVAPSMLANPRRTTSGVDGSRLAMVLAVLQRRAGLRVADQDVYVSTVGGARVVEPSADLALALATVSSRENVALPPRFVAIGEVGLAGEIRAVTGTARRLAEAARLGFTHAVVPAGSVEPAQVPDGMRVAQAADLAEAVRLTRPDAVRGRGSRTDAGAAPDGEG
- a CDS encoding HAMP domain-containing sensor histidine kinase, which encodes MESEARRMTGLVEDMLLLARLDAGRDLDVGEVDLAALAVDAVADAHVAGPDHVWRLDLGGADDPRDDDADQPGAVVLGDEPRLRQVLVNLLSNARVHTPAGTTVVVSVTADGDDVLLRVADDGPGIPEPLRSRLFERFARGDASRNRAAGSTGLGLAIVHAVVAAHGGAIEVDGTPGRTTFTVRLPGPGARSGPATR
- a CDS encoding histidine kinase dimerization/phospho-acceptor domain-containing protein; translation: MVLFQRADASALQAGYLDDSGTIRPLTDAQTDALLDLTPDGTVDTVVLPDLGEYRVVAVVTEGGDTSVTALPLESVTATVDRYVVVELAVAAVALLLAAATATVLVRRELRPLDRVAATAARVSEMPLSRGEVDIRERVPERDTDPATEVGQVGAALNRMLGHVESALAARHESETQVRRFVADASHELRTPLASIRGYAELVRRLPDDCRTTPCGRCTAWSPRRGA
- a CDS encoding response regulator transcription factor, which codes for MTTSTLQRDALTRADGQPVRALVVDDEPTLAELLATALRYEGWSVEHALTGHGAVKQAKTFDPDVILLDVMLPDLSGLEVLRRIRATHPTVPVLFLTAKDAVEDRIAGLTAGGDDYVTKPFSLEEVVARLRALLRRAGAVADREEAVLVVGDLRMDEDSHEVSRGGDDIRLTATEFELLRYFMRNPRRVLSKAQILDRVWQYDFGGQANIVELYVSYLRRKIDKGREPMLHTLRGVGYVLKPAP
- a CDS encoding VOC family protein; translation: MLDLSKGFSGYSVADVPAAREFYADVLGLDAQERDGMLWLHLAGGRDVLLYPKGDAHAPAGYTVLNFPVPDVPAAVAELRGRGVQFERYEGTPVQTDEDGVFRGGGPLIAWFTDPSGNVLSVIEED
- a CDS encoding phosphatase PAP2 family protein, which gives rise to MSRPATAVPPARPEPEPEPLAPVRGARGPAVGRALVALLVALVASAGIGVTWAVFVGTEHGQAVDQASLDGAHIGQYRLWEVAGPVLDVVSVGFIAAAVLGCAAIAVVRRRWGLAVVAAVVLGGANLTTRVLKVLVLDRPELGHGPEFNTLPSGHTTAAASVAAALLLVVPPRVRPWVAVLDAGYAGATGVSTLVGQWHRPSDVVAGLLVVLAWGAVGCALLALGGEPAGSGPRRPRPCAP
- the bsh gene encoding choloylglycine hydrolase, producing MCTGIRFTDGDGHLYLARNLDWTSGYGEGVVLTPTGYAPRSPFGAVPEIRHAVIGTGIVEEGVPLYFDCGNDDAGLAVAGLNFPGYASYAPGPVDGATNVAAFELPLWVASQFATVDEVAAALQDVVIVDRPVSERFPSSMLHWIIGDADRAVVVEQTADGLHVHDDDVDVLTNQPGFGWHHENLRNYLNTSPEFPGETVLRRAHLVPFGSGSYMRGIPGDYSSTSRFVRAAYVHAHYPEQDGEEANVSRAFHTLQQVAMVDGAAAMDSGEFEKTIYTGLFSARTGTYYWNTYDEPAIRSVRMADHDTTGTELVTA